One genomic window of Elaeis guineensis isolate ETL-2024a chromosome 2, EG11, whole genome shotgun sequence includes the following:
- the LOC105041151 gene encoding LOW QUALITY PROTEIN: uncharacterized protein (The sequence of the model RefSeq protein was modified relative to this genomic sequence to represent the inferred CDS: inserted 1 base in 1 codon) codes for MAVALERFSIREYTAKMRSVDFGKCWPFDGDGDRKREGEMGRSLPPISFRKFRWWFDELEETRSAEEKPDGGAFRGFELERPGALPTEEGRQMRTPVKAKQRAPKKRSIVELFAVSPQIGAVEDETDGCDGGEGKGGAVEDEEREKEVEGEEEGREESLGGGDGGGGGTDGRVSSPRKRKERVKEIQKKKKMTKKSWMKYKSKKKKKLKVDICAAKKEKNYRTKTSYSGDISQLLQDSGCKKRLRKALRDSVDVRKKKPSTAKSLLKKQNCRLIRDSKLLFKKQEAAKVLPIHGILKNHAKASSIKKSSLKGNTQGGNSFKPSCVSEKHVTFSGKDDILGHSKSFSPLEXPQLQSLCKIFSDVLAASSARGDLGKGDKVPPPTKGAQMVNDSEDDAVASGAEGTSGGGKIQLSDAHSHSASHELINANNGTYPDREISCLGEVVDLNSAIQSSSNSNCVHPGGPGFSASHVYSGNQPVLNSYGKEVSSSNEGIHSDERTKRNLPAPIESGISSSEVMSSLTVTRSLLSQPSTTCSVMSTEANERQPDLSLGPRIDVDRCVSQIQPVRFIAPKNLRGSICTSGGLKGSGETRLVSDQMPICKDKCIDGDFIGLPLNSQGELIKLHSSGKFGLHDLFKHQNTVLGSCCSFPVSNLVESRSNMDHMNTRGKFPAAPLYMKDQLRWYPERCNNPANIPVTSGRGIMQLHGLERMEVQNHVAVRDKDQHFHHGPNSMKVSCYGCREHSHQDHNLNNRDKFQAEGNLNHRVQPAHQPTMRLMGKNVTVGKSSEECRNFDDGKIWTDKEIISEHSPSVRLSATSLPSQWLQHEWFKHPASEASRFLQPLESSSSIYCSPAVEPSHMHFDCQERWISRNGLSSTMRNHGSMLNPSSHPPPPQTMLNKTSNRAVNSVTDYVEMGHQIPIVAAPQNISQHMLLMSTHCKHSQSFSFSTSSISHPAFLSQNCGNFVESSSVHSSSLCHPEWLLNAEQHKKSNKSSFPFCSDRIGIHHSCTTPGSKLPLLPYMYPTSIISFPVYNTGSSHTCGSTPVLHSPFIPLYPASKTTFSGNASFRNKIKHRDGTKSKLTYLKSLDRANKSNKRPVAKDDGFMKPAKKPRLTIQDSSNVPVGPRREQLNGCSSDDVGTPEISVLASKIIDDGLPVTSNEKNGSKISSASSSLNPSGGTRPGPVKLSAGAKHILKPSQNMDQDNSRPIHSTIPFAVGTSCSTAPVSQKSATIYRF; via the exons ATGGCGGTGGCCTTGGAAAGATTCTCGATTCG agaaTATACGGCGAAGATGAGGAGCGTGGACTTTGGCAAGTGCTGGCCTTTCGATGGGGATGGGGAtcggaagagagagggagagatgggGCGGTCGCTGCCTCCGATTTCTTTCCGGAAGTTCCGATGGTGGTTTGACGAGCTCGAGGAGACGCGATCGGCCGAAGAGAAGCCCGATGGGGGCGCCTTCCGGGGCTTCGAGCTGGAGAGACCCGGAGCGCTGCCGACGGAGGAGGGGAGGCAGATGAGGACGCCGGTGAAGGCGAAGCAAAGGGCGCCCAAGAAGAGGTCCATCGTGGAGCTGTTCGCCGTGTCGCCGCAGATCGGGGCCGTCGAAGACGAGACTGACGGCTGTGATGGAGGGGAAGGAAAAGGAGGCGCTGTGGAAGATGAAGAACGAGAAAAAGAAGTCGAAGgcgaagaggaaggaagagaagagagtttGGGAGGGGGAGACGGGGGCGGCGGCGGTACGGATGGGAGggtttcttctccaagaaaaagaaaagagagggtgAAAGAAAtccagaagaaaaagaagatgacgAAAAAATCATGGATGAAATATAAgagtaagaagaagaagaaattaaaagtCGATATTTGTGCTGCAAAAAAG GAGAAAAATTATAGGACCAAAACATCATATTCAGGTGATATTTCTCAGTTGCTTCAAGATTCGGGGTGTAAAAAGAGGCTAAGAAAGGCTTTGAGGGATTCTGTTGATGTCAGAAAGAAGAAACCATCAACAGCGAAAAGTTTACTGAAGAAGCAAAATTGCAGGTTAATCCGAGATTCCAAGTTGCTTTTTAAAAAGCAGGAGGCAGCAAAGGTCTTGCCAATTCATGGCATCCTCAAGAATCATGCAAAAGCCTCTTCTATCAAGAAGTCCAGTCTGAAAGGCAATACACAAGGTGGAAATTCTTTTAAGCCTTCTTGTGTTTCAGAAAAGCATGTAACATTTTCTGGCAAGGATGACATACTTGGACACAGCAAGAGTTTTTCTCCTTTGG CGCCTCAATTGCAAAGCCTTTGTAAAATATTTTCTGATGTCTTGGCTGCATCATCAGCTAGGGGTGATTTAGGCAAAGGTGATAAAGTTCCACCTCCTACTAAGGGAGCTCAGATGgtgaatgatagtgaagatgatgCTGTGGCTAGTGGCGCAGAGGGAACATCTGGAGGTGGCAAGATACAGTTGAGTGATGCTCACAGTCATTCTGCTTCCCATGAGTTAATTAATGCCAATAATGGGACCTATCCTGATAGAGAGATATCCTGCTTGGGTGAAGTTGTAGACTTGAATAGTGCGATACAGAGCTCCAGTAATTCAAATTGTGTACACCCTGGTGGCCCAGGTTTCTCAGCCAGTCACGTGTATTCAGGCAACCAACCAGTTCTGAATTCTTATGGTAAAGAAGTGTCAAGTTCTAATGAAGGAATTCATTCAGatgaaagaacaaaaagaaatcTGCCTGCTCCCATTGAAAGTGGTATTTCAAGTTCTGAAGTGATGAGTTCACTGACTGTGACCAGGAGTCTACTTTCACAGCCTTCGACAACCTGTTCGGTAATGAGTACGGAAGCAAATGAGAGGCAACCAGATTTATCACTAGGGCCCAGGATTGATGTTGATAGATGTGTTTCACAGATTCAACCTGTGCGCTTTATCGCTCCTAAAAATTTGAGAGGAAGTATATGCACTTCAGGTGGATTAAAAGGATCTGGGGAAACAAGACTAGTGTCAGATCAGATGCCCATCTGCAAGGATAAGTGTATTGATGGGGACTTTATTGGCCTGCCTCTTAATTCTCAAGGAGAGCTCATCAAGTTGCATTCTAGTGGTAAGTTTGGTCTTCATGATTTGTTTAAGCATCAAAACACAGTACTGGGTTCTTGCTGTAGCTTCCCAGTTTCTAATCTAGTTGAGTCAAGGAGTAACATGGATCACATGAACACGAGAGGAAAGTTTCCTGCTGCACCATTGTACATGAAAGATCAGTTGAGATGGTACCCAGAACGGTGCAACAATCCTGCCAATATTCCTGTAACTTCTGGGCGAGGTATTATGCAGTTGCATGGTTTGGAAAGGATGGAAGTTCAGAACCATGTAGCAGTGAGGGACAAAGACCAACATTTCCATCATGGACCAAATTCCATGAAAGTTTCTTGTTATGGGTGCAGGGAACATAGCCATCAAGATCATAATTTGAACAACAGGGACAAGTTTCAAGCAGAGGGAAATTTGAACCACAGGGTTCAGCCTGCTCACCAACCAACAATGCGCTTGATGGGTAAAAATGTTACAGTCGGTAAAAGTAGCGAAGAATGCAGAAATTTTGATGATGGAAAGATTTGGACTGACAAGGAAATAATTAGTGAACACAGCCCCTCTGTAAGACTGTCTGCTACATCCCTTCCAAGCCAATGGCTTCAACATGAGTGGTTTAAACATCCGGCATCTGAGGCTTCAAGATTTTTACAACCATTAGAATCTTCATCGAGCATTTATTGCAGTCCAGCAGTCGAACCAAGTCATATGCATTTTGATTGTCAAGAACGGTGGATATCAAGAAATGGCCTTTCGTCCACCATGAGAAATCATGGTTCCATGTTGAATCCTTCTAGCCATCCACCACCTCCTCAAACAATGCTGAATAAGACATCTAACCGTGCAGTAAATTCTGTAACTGATTATGTTGAAATGGGGCATCAAATACCAATTGTGGCAGCTCCTCAAAATATTAGTCAGCATATGCTGCTAATGTCTACACATTGCAAGCATAGCCAGAGCTTTTCCTTCAGTACATCGTCAATATCCCACCCTGCATTTTTAAGTCAGAATTGTGGGAATTTTGTTGAATCATCATCAGTTCATTCCTCTTCACTTTGCCATCCAGAGTGGCTGTTAAATGCAGAACAGCATAAGAAGAGCAACAAATCCTCTTTTCCCTTCTGTTCTGATCGTATTGGTATTCATCACTCCTGCACAACACCAGGAAGtaagctccctctgcttccttATATGTATCCCACATCAATTATATCTTTTCCTGTTTATAATACTGGTTCTTCGCACACCTGTGGCTCTACTCCTGTACTTCATTCTCCATTTATCCCACTCTATCCTGCAAGCAAAACCACTTTTTCAGGCAATGCCAGCTTTAGGAACAAGATTAAGCACAGGGATGGAACAAAATCCAAGCTTACGTATCTCAAAAGTCTGGATCGGGCAAACAAAAGTAACAAAAGGCCTGTAGCTAAAGATGATGGATTCATGAAACCAGCAAAGAAGCCTCGTTTAACAATACAAGACAGCTCTAATGTTCCAGTAGGCCCAAGGAGAGAACAGTTGAATGGTTGTTCATCAGATGATGTAGGAACACCAGAAATATCAGTTTTGGCTagtaaaattattgatgatggtcTTCCAGTAACAAGCAATGAAAAAAATGGTTCAAAAATTTCTTCCGCCTCTAGTTCTTTAAACCCTTCGGGTGGGACAAGACCAGGACCTGTCAAACTGAGTGCAGGAGCAAAGCATATACTAAAGCCCAGTCAAAATATGGATCAGGATAATTCTAGACCGATTCATTCAACCATCCCTTTTGCAGTTGGGACAAGTTGTAGTACAGCTCCAGTTTCTCAGAAATCAGCAACAATTTACAGGTTCTAA